A genomic window from Aerosakkonema funiforme FACHB-1375 includes:
- a CDS encoding Tudor-knot domain-containing protein produces the protein MGKSIIQLVDELPNDSITVKALKALDFVAPGQWNNLVGFDNSIRAITGESDAKVIQKIRDRAAFLYQDSQQGYQTAIQLYQVIDKADVAMGTAALANKVGEKISFLSFLGNITPKADTAQTVDLLLKIAVEIIAFCKLNGIPNPNPQEFANSLSNNYQDAAMMRMSALVCLDGMLPLGPDFLSKIHQMISGSNAGAVAQNPAFTAVQNYLPGSNTSDKFGFITQSFNAVQGWMNGLVSKTGVTPQAILSHVGSFIQIADDNLDFVAAFLDQTTNYYEHTGIQTVARRLILQAHTLVKAEIEQEKQSSPQSSSSGGQSASGYAVGQTVEVWDEDDEDWYQATILKIKKNEYFVNYVGYGSSDDDWVDASDVRVRDRNSSDDNGYAVGQIVKVWDDDEEDWYTATIQEIRGNQYFIHYLDYDSSYDEWVDLDEIS, from the coding sequence ATGGGCAAATCCATTATTCAGCTAGTTGACGAGTTACCAAATGATAGTATTACTGTCAAAGCTTTAAAGGCTCTGGATTTCGTTGCCCCAGGTCAATGGAATAATTTGGTGGGTTTTGATAACAGTATCCGTGCTATTACCGGAGAAAGCGATGCCAAAGTAATCCAAAAAATTCGCGATCGAGCTGCATTCTTATATCAAGATTCTCAACAAGGCTACCAAACAGCCATCCAACTTTATCAGGTAATTGATAAAGCAGACGTAGCAATGGGAACGGCGGCTTTAGCCAATAAAGTAGGTGAAAAAATTAGTTTCCTCTCTTTTTTAGGCAATATCACTCCCAAAGCAGACACCGCTCAAACTGTCGATCTGTTATTGAAAATAGCAGTCGAAATTATTGCCTTCTGCAAACTTAACGGTATTCCTAATCCCAACCCGCAAGAGTTTGCGAATTCTCTCAGCAACAATTATCAAGATGCCGCCATGATGCGGATGAGCGCTCTAGTTTGCCTAGATGGAATGCTCCCATTAGGGCCAGACTTCTTGAGCAAAATACACCAAATGATTAGCGGTTCAAATGCTGGCGCAGTCGCTCAAAATCCTGCCTTTACAGCCGTACAAAACTATCTGCCCGGTAGTAATACCTCTGATAAATTCGGTTTTATTACTCAGAGTTTCAACGCCGTGCAAGGTTGGATGAACGGCTTAGTATCTAAGACAGGCGTTACTCCCCAAGCAATCCTCAGTCATGTGGGTAGTTTTATCCAAATTGCTGATGATAATTTAGATTTCGTAGCGGCATTTTTGGATCAAACTACTAACTATTACGAACATACCGGGATTCAAACTGTAGCTCGCCGTTTAATTTTGCAAGCACATACTTTAGTTAAAGCAGAAATCGAACAAGAAAAACAAAGTTCTCCCCAAAGTAGCTCGTCGGGCGGACAATCGGCTAGTGGGTATGCAGTCGGTCAAACTGTAGAAGTTTGGGATGAAGACGACGAAGATTGGTATCAAGCAACTATTCTGAAAATCAAAAAGAACGAATACTTTGTTAATTACGTCGGTTACGGTTCATCTGATGACGATTGGGTTGATGCGTCCGATGTGCGTGTTCGCGATCGTAATTCATCCGACGATAATGGATATGCAGTTGGTCAAATAGTCAAAGTTTGGGATGATGATGAAGAGGATTGGTATACAGCAACTATTCAGGAAATCCGAGGCAATCAATACTTTATACATTATCTAGATTATGACTCGTCCTATGATGAGTGGGTCGATTTAGATGAAATTTCCTAA
- a CDS encoding Uma2 family endonuclease: MIVQAEDKKYYTPEEYLDFEVNSEERHEYINGEIVLMTGGMPNHNRIAGNFYAALNFALKRQPYDVFFTDQRLWIPRKRIYTYPDVMVVQGELQFQEGRRDTITNPLIIAEVLSDSTRNYDKDAKFSAYRTIPTFQEYLLIEQYSMHVEQFFKTDNKRWTFAEYDDADETISLNSISFQITLADIYDKVEFEVIESSED; encoded by the coding sequence ATGATTGTGCAAGCAGAAGATAAAAAATATTACACTCCCGAAGAATATCTTGATTTTGAGGTTAACTCAGAAGAACGCCATGAATATATTAATGGGGAGATTGTTCTAATGACTGGTGGAATGCCAAATCACAACAGAATAGCTGGTAATTTCTATGCTGCTTTAAACTTTGCCCTCAAGCGTCAACCCTATGACGTTTTCTTTACAGATCAACGTCTTTGGATTCCGAGAAAACGCATCTATACTTATCCTGATGTGATGGTAGTTCAGGGTGAGTTGCAATTCCAAGAGGGACGGAGAGACACGATTACTAATCCGTTAATCATCGCTGAAGTTTTGTCAGATTCGACTCGAAATTATGATAAAGATGCTAAATTCTCAGCTTATCGAACTATTCCTACTTTTCAAGAATATCTCCTCATCGAGCAATATAGTATGCACGTCGAGCAGTTCTTCAAAACGGATAATAAACGCTGGACTTTTGCTGAGTATGATGATGCAGATGAAACGATTTCGTTAAATTCTATTTCTTTTCAAATCACACTGGCAGATATTTACGATAAGGTTGAGTTTGAGGTAATAGAAAGTAGCGAAGATTAG